The Rhinoderma darwinii isolate aRhiDar2 unplaced genomic scaffold, aRhiDar2.hap1 Scaffold_3092, whole genome shotgun sequence genome segment GAGGCTGCGCTGAGGTCCTGGACACAACCTCATGAGGACGCCCCGCGGGGTCCGGATACTCCCTCATTGCCTGCAGCTTCATCATGTCTTATGCACCCACATCCGGAGcagcactcacaattctgctggtttacCGCTTGCTCTCAGGAGCTCACATCTTCTGCTGCTTCAGTGTCTGCCTGTGGTAGACGGAGGGGCCACGGTCACCCCCAGAACTTTCTGCTCCTCTGGAGTAAGACAACAGATCACCAGTCTCCGGCCTCtttataaatgtgttgcatctttggcTGGGCGTGCCCTACACGACGTGCGCCATTCGTCCTCCCCTCCCCCTTATTGGAcaaaaaataaagatatatatccGCACCGATCCTCTTCACTTTCCCCCATGGAATCCTCTAGACGGCGGCGGCTCATACGTCATCCTGACGCTGCCCGGCATCGGTACCACGTATGAGCCGCAACCTACAGAGAGAGCGGGAGAAGTGGAGCGGCGAGCgtacattatttatttaaaattgcTTGATcgtgtagagggggggggggcgtagtCTGATCGGGGGGCACGTTATGGGGCTCAGCACAGGCCTCCACCTTGCTGCACCccagagtgaaatctacaccagACAGGCTACAAAtgataataaatttgtcgggccCCGGCCCCTTTTTGGTCAGACTGGCCCCCTTTTAGTAAAAGTGGCGCGAGCTGCGCAAAAATGCTTAAGAGTTGCGGCTTTTCTGCTCCAGAAAACTGCTGTAGAAAGTTTGATCAATCCCCGCCCAGTGCTTACATCACAGTATacacccacaatgcactgcaCCAGAGAACAGCACCagccttgctgactgtttcccgaTCACAGAAGACGGACTGCAGCGCTGGGTGGGGTGTTACGTCATTAGACTGCACCTGGACTTTAGGGTCAATGACTGGCATCATCCAGAGCCATCCACGAATCCCCCCCCATACATGAAACCAATAACTTGAGGGGTGGGGGCACTGCTTaagggggttgtctgggcacgggcggtttttcatactgatgagcgGCCCACAAGATAACTCGTCAGtagatgatggggggggggggcagatgttACGCAGTGGTTGGCGGCCGCGCTGGTTATTGTAGTTCTAAATACTGCAGCACGGACGCTATAATGTGAGCGGAAACTTCAGATTCCAGCGCCAACCCCTGTATAACATCTGGCGCCGGCCCCACCGATCACATACTGACGAGTTATCCTGTGGGCCGCTCATCAGTATGAAGAACCGCCCCGCGCCCAGACAACCCCCTTAACTCCTCAATTACCACTAATTagaaaggcaaaaacaaaaaaaatcagtgcAGCGAGGCCGGATGAGAATCAGGGAACTTTATTGCAATCCCCCAACATCAGGGGCACATACCACCAAAATGATGCCCACGTCCCGTGCCGCTATGTGACCGCTCAGGGGGCAAAGGAAACCAGATTGTGGGGGAGGAGCATGCAGCGACCCTTTATAACGTGGCAATAAGTTAATAATCAGTGATAAGCGGCCCCCCCCTCCAACGATCTTGGATCAGGATCCGTGAACCACTCCCAGGGTACGCAGCCCCGGCCCACCCCGGCGTCAGGAGCGCGCAGGGAGTAGCTCCGCCCCCCGCGGTTATCCTCTATGCACACGGAGGCTGCAACACAACTGCTCCGCGGctttatagccccccctgtacatctaTACACGGAGGGAGAGCTCCCCCCACAGCAAACACACTGCACCCCAAACTAgagctctgcccccccccccctatagtggACCTGTCAGGACACGTGGATGTGCGCAGCTCCtagaaacggggggggggggggggggggagacggaCGACGACGACTTGTAATTCATAAATATCTATTTTAAGCCCCCAAAATCTTTCCTGCTGCCAAAGTAAAGACTCCAGGTCCCGTCTCATGACAATTTACATTGGTAGCAGGAATCCCCCTCCCCATTGTTCATTTCACCTGGTGACAAGTTTCCTATAATGTCTGTATCGTGAATAAGAGACCCCCTCCCTGTACCCCACAGAGGTGCCCCTTCCCTAACACCTCAGACCTCCACCAGATACAATACACCCGGCCCCGAGGCCTCCGCAGACAATTCCTTTGTCCATTCTGTAAATTTTGCTTTATTTAAATTTAAAACATGCAAATAAAACGCGCCCCCCCCGGCTGTGCCCATCCAAATACTGATGTGCTACACGCCAGGGGAGACGACTGCCCCGTCCATTACTATAGTGCAGCCCCCCGATCTAGAGGAATACCATCTCCTAACAAAAGCCTATAAAAATAGAggggccccccccccatatgtatttCAGGACTGGACAAACTCATGATGGATCCACAAGGACCACCCGGCAGCCGCGCCGGTCCCGCCCCAGACTAAGCAGCGCTGCAGGAGCCCGTAGCAGAGAGGGGCCACATCAGGAGGGGGCAGAGAGGGGCCACATCAGGAGGGGGCAGAGAGAGACCCGACTCATCTCAGACTCCAAGCTCTCATTTTATTCACTGGCTCATATCCAAGATCTCTGGGACAATATCACGAGGAGCGGCACAAGCAGCCGGAGGGGGAGCATCTCCGAGGTCCATCGTCCACATTATCTCTTGGCTCTTACGAAATACAAGGCGTTGGTTTTGGGGTAATATTTGACGTTCTGTTTTTTGTCCATGAGTCCTCCAAAGATGATGAGCTCTCCCCGACCCTGCACCACCGTGTGTAGACTGGTCTCCGGGGGCCCCACCACGGAGCTGTTGCTGAAAAGCTTCCATTTTACTCGGCCCCGCTCCCGGGCTCCCTGAATGTCCAAGGCGTACATCTGCATAGGCTTGCAGTTCATGCTCTGATATAAGGGCTTCCCCACATTCAGCGACTGGGGCGGGTGATGTCCTAGACGACGGGCAATGGGGGCAGGGAATGGCCATCACTTTGGGCCGGGACTGGACGTGCGGAGGCGGCTTCAGAGCTGCTGCTGGGAGAACTTGGGGAGGTGAGGGTAGGGGGGCTGACCGGGTTAGACCCCCCctgtgatgaagaggaggatgaCGCAGAGGCAGTGACCAAGGCTCGAACAGCTTCCAGTCCCCGGCGAAGAGCTCCAGGCGACACCGCTCCAGAGAACGTGGAAGTAACGTGCGGGGGAGTGTGGACCCCATTTGTCTGTTCAGGCGGGTTTCTACTTGTAGCGTTCAGAtctaaatccccccttttccatgTGCAATCTTCCGCACCGACACACAAGTCCTTCTGCGCTGGAGGAGAGCCCCGGCCAGCAGGGGGCAGGGGAGAGGTCTTCTGTTCACAGCTCTCAGCAGCGGGGGGTGAAATGACCTGCAAGGGGCTGTCCAAAGCTGCAGCGGGCGATATACTGCCCCCGTTAAGGACAGGAGAGAGGCCGTCACCTTTAGCTGGAGACAGGCTGCCTTCACGAGAACATCCCCCAGTTTGCCTTGGAGGCCGAGGCCTGAGAGTCCCCCAGCGACCATTTACACACGGGGCTTCATCTGGCGCTCTGACCGGGGAATGTGATCGGTAGTCTCGAGTCTCCGGAGCCAGGGCCGGCGGAGTCGCACTGATGGGTGAAGGACGAGAATTCAAACTTGGACTAAGAGGAGCGCGGCCACTGGGGGCCTGACTGAACACCACCACGCACTGGCCCACCTACGAGAGACGGCAGGAGAGCACGGTTACTACTCTGTACTTACAGGTGAGGGGGTGAGAACAGCACAGAATCCATGAGGGCCGGCGCATCAACGGGTGAACATGGAGCATCACCCCCCGGACTTACCCTGCACGCCGGGTGGCACCACAGTTCTGGGGCCCCGTGCTCCTCGTTCTCCACCttcagctgctgccaggtccagggATTCGTGTTCATGTGCAGCAGCCAGGCATCTTTAAAGAGCTGAAAGAGTAACGTCAGGACAGTCACACACACGGTGACCCCGCGCCGCGGAGCCGCTACATACAGCACATCGTGTACTCACAGCATTGGGTCCTCCGCAGCCGCCCAGGATCAGAATAGTCTCGCTGTCAATAATAATCTAGAAGAAGGAAGAACAATCACATTATCATCCCGCATCGTCCGACGCCCGGCACGACGACACTTATACCAAGCGCACCTGGGACTGTCCTCCGCGGGGGTGGGGGCTGGGCCCGGAGATATTTGGCTTAGACCAGGACCACTGCTCCATGTCGAGCACCCAGACATCACTGCTCCTGAAAGATGGCGCATTGTTATTACACCTTACAGTATGAGGGGCAGTAACGGGTTAATCCTCCAGACTGCAGGGTTAGTAACCGCTTCTTTATTCTGACCCCACGGCACTCATTAATGGGGAACACTTACATCTGTCGAGAACCAAGAGATCCCCCGAAAACGATCATCTTATCACTGATAACACAAGATGAATGTCCAGCCATCGGTGGGGGGCCATGGGTGGTCACGATGCAGTTCCACCTGGAAAGGCGACACGTGGTTATTACAGTAGGAAAATCTAACGCTGGAAAATTAGCGGATACGACAGAACCCAATACAACCGTCACCTCCCTACAGATACACAACACGGGGAGGCTGAACTGCACAAAGCCCAGGACCAGATCTCTGCTGAACCCCGACCCCGTAACCCGCAGATCTTTGCTGAACCCGACCCCGTCACCCGcagacctcggctgaaccccgaccccgtcacccgcagacctcggctgaaccccgaccccgtcacccgcagacctcggctgaaccccgaccccgtcacccgcagacctcggctgaaccccgaccccgtcacccgcagacctcggctgaaccccgaccccgtcacccgcagacctcggctgaaccccgaccccgtcacccgcagacctcggctgaaccccgaccccgtcacccgcagacctcggctgaaccccgaccccgtcacccgcagacctcggctgaaccccgaccccgtcacccgcagacctcggctgaaccccgaccccgtcacacgcagacctcggctgaaccccgaccccgtcacacgcagacctcggctgaaccccgaccccgtcacacgcagacctcggctgaaccccgaccccgtcacacgcagacctcggctgaaccccgaccccgtcacacgcagacctcggctgaaccccgacccacgcagacctcggctgaaccccgacCCCGTCACACGCAGATCTCGGCTGAACCCCGACCCCCGCAGATCTCTGCTGAACCCCGACCCCGTCACACGCAGATCTCGGCTGAACCACGACCTCGTCACACGCAGATCTCGGCTGAACCCCGACCTCGTCACACGCAGATCTCGGCTGAACCCCGACCTCGTCACACGCAGATCTTTGCTGAACCCGACCCCGTCACCCGcagacctcggctgaaccccgaccccgtcacccgcagacctcggctgaaccccgaccccgtcacccgcagacctcggctgaaccccga includes the following:
- the LOC142704358 gene encoding LOW QUALITY PROTEIN: F-box only protein 42-like (The sequence of the model RefSeq protein was modified relative to this genomic sequence to represent the inferred CDS: inserted 1 base in 1 codon); the protein is MAGSSESEDDAFMAIDGEDAVDGTMEQDDTQATPDVTKHKRSMSELPEEVLEYILSFLSPYQEHKTAALVCKQWYRLIKGVAHQCYHGFMKAVHDGNIQWESRTYPYPGTPITQRFSHSACYYDSNQSMYVFGGCTQSSCNAAFNDLWRLDLNSKEWIRPLASGSYPSPKAGATLVVYKELLVLFGGWTRPSPYPLHQPERFFDEIHTYSPSKNWWNCIVTTHGPPPMAGHSSCVISDKMIVFGGSLGSRQMSSDVWVLDMEQWSWSKPNISGPSPHPRGGQSQIIIDSETILILGGCGGPNALFKDAWLLHMNTNPWTWQQLKVENEEHGAPELWCHPACRVGQCVVVFSQAPSGRAPLSPSLNSRPSPISATPPALAPETRDYRSHSPVRAPDEAPCVNGRWGTLRPRPPRQTGGCSREGSLSPAKGDGLSPVLNGGSISPAAALDSPLQVISPPAAESCEQKTSPLPPAGRGSPPAQKDLCVGAEDCTWKRGDLDLNATSRNPPEQTNGVHTPPHVTSTFSGAVSPGALRRGLEAVRALVTASASSSSSSQGGSNPVSPPTLTSPSSPSSSSEAASARPVPAQSDGHSLPPXARRLGHHPPQSLNVGKPLYQSMNCKPMQMYALDIQGARERGRVKWKLFSNSSVVGPPETSLHTVVQGRGELIIFGGLMDKKQNVKYYPKTNALYFVRAKR